One Chaetodon auriga isolate fChaAug3 chromosome 14, fChaAug3.hap1, whole genome shotgun sequence genomic window carries:
- the timm9 gene encoding mitochondrial import inner membrane translocase subunit Tim9, which produces MAVQVSESDQIKQFKEFLGTYNKVTENCFMDCIKDFTSRDVKPEESSCSESCLQKYLKMTQRISMRFQEYHIQQNEALAAKAGLLGQPR; this is translated from the exons ATGGCGGTCCAGGTGTCCGAGTCCGACCAGATCAAACAG TTTAAGGAATTTCTGGGGACGTACAACAAGGTGACGGAGAACTGCTTCATGGACTGCATCAAAGACTTCACCAGCAGGGACGTGAAGCCGGAGGAG TCCAGCTGCTCCGAGTCGTGTCTCCAGAAGTATCTGAAGATGACCCAGCGGATCTCAATGCGTTTCCAGGAGTACCACATCCAGCAGAATGAGGCTCTGGCTGCCAAAGCCGGACTGTTGGGACAACCTCGCTGA